The nucleotide sequence GGGCCTTTGTAAGCTCTCGTGAACTCTAAAGTTACATGTAgattttattctcattattttaaaaaatcaagacACATGTGAGTCTTGTATTCTTTCAATTTACGACATGATAACTAGAACTTTTTTGGGTTCCCATAAATGGTTTGTACCCCAAATTTGTATAAAATTGCTCATTCTATATTTGTTTCTTCAACAtagtaaggaaaaaaatgttaaggagaatgattttctcatgtgtagttttactatgaaaaatacaaagaaaatcaaatataattaaaagtagtGGGTagtttatgtattttcaaattatttaatgtttatatagaaaaattataataagttaaatgagtttgaagtagcatataaaaataatttattaactctaaatttattttttatttttctttactttttcttttattctacttttctttttttttttctttaccttgaatttccttcaaattttttaggaaACAAGCATGGCCTCTGTGATctatccttcaaattttttttgtgtaaaacATAGGTCATTCTCTCATTGAATAAATGATCTATCCTATTTTATCATCCTTCAATTATTTTCGTGAATTCAATTATGCAGTTCTCTTAATATTCATTCCGGTTCCAACAGATTGCAGAATTGTAGCGCTACCATATTGTCACTGACTTATATGGGTTTACCTTTCACAGGAGCAGTCCTAAAAACCCGGCGATTGCATTAGCTCTCCATGGCAGATATTCCAAGCTTTCTAGTTCTTGGTTACTTGGGCATTCAAGGAGAGGAACTGGCAAGGAGATAATGATCATACCGTATGATGGACCAACAAACATGTGCTCTGGATTTGGCAATGGACCCTCGCAATCAGTTCCAGGCAATATCTGGAAACAGTACCTTCCCCCCATGGCAGATAGAATTTTGGGCAGCTAGAATCTTCATTGGCATCCACACACCAGAATTTGCTTTGGACATGATGCATCATGGGCATACTGTGCGGATAATCCAACTCAAAGATGTTAAAGTCAAGGTCCATTAGTGAAAAATGGTTCTTGTTATTCTTTATTTGTGGGCTTTCTAGCCCGCAATAACCTGTATAAGAGGCTTGAGGCAGGACTGGAGAAGCATGAGCTCTTAAGCACACTTTAGCTGAATGTGAGAAATATGTTAATAGAAATGATATACTTGCTAGCACTCTCAAACTAGGCACATGTATTTAGTCATTGGTTAAAGGACTGTCGAGCACAGCCCAACTAGACTCGTGTAAGATGTTTGGTCTTTTTTTGCATGGATCTTTGTCCTAACTACATCATTATACTAACCGAGCATAATGAAGATGATACTGTGTTTGATCTGTCCGAGTGAGTTTCAATTAGTTGTCATCTATTGTCGATTGCAGTAGaaataaccttttctttttacaaGTAACAATAGAAATTACCTTCACAGCTCattcatttgttattttcttctGTAATAATAACATGAGCAGCTGCTGCAACTTGCTTCAAGAGACACTTCAGTTGCGCAGCCGATCTTTGTCCTTATAACTCAAACATGAAACTTTTGTTGAAGAAGCATCTTTCTGGATGCCATGAAAGTGTTCCACATTTTCATGCACCAGCTCCACTGCTCAAGTGGTTGAGGTTTTCAATTAGGTTTCACTATTTGACTTGTGTGCATCttgtttattatcttattttcttgGATAGTTGATTCCATGTCTACCAATACAGAACTTAGAAAGACTTCTCTTGAAAGTTGTATTGAATTCGCCTGACAGTTTTTAATGTAACATGCTACATGTTCATACATTATGCCACGTTTTGTATGCATTTGTACCAACCATCCTCTTCCTGCCGATCCCTCAAAACTTTAATCTCTCTTCCCATGTTTATCAAAAcgcaaagtaaaaaaaatgcaaggCTGTTTCGGAATGTTTACAATCCGTTCAGGAAAATGTTGTCGTTGCTTTCGAGGCCCTCAAACGTCATTTTTTAAGTTGTTGGCCTGCTGGTGAAGTGACTTGCTTGGCAATGAAAGAGTTAAAGAAACATTACTAAAATAATTGAGCCCTTCGACTGCCTCTCTCCAATGGATTCTCTTAATTGGctttgttctctctctctctctctctctctctatatatatatatataaaagaatgcAGAACTTCAAATTTTGGGCCTGCCATATTGTTTTAGGATATAAAGACGGACTTGTGTCTTTTCTTCCTCTAGACATagtcttaggtggtgtttgtttttttacttaattctaaatagaactttaatgcttaatagtgttaaatattaggttgtttgtttttatagtattttatttctatttagtaaaaagtttataataagttatggaaaggtagaaaaacaaacaacctaaattctaaaaacaaattgctttaagcaaaaagccaaaaaaataaacaccaccttagcAACCAAAAGATTATCATTTTTCCGGTTCTTGTTATCCCAATACAATCCTCTTTTTACTCCATTTAAGTGGGCGGCAATACAGGCTTTTGCTTgttttcttgtaattttatatacCATGGGAGACTCATTGGCTTTGCTTTAGATAATACCCACATGGTCTGTTGGCAAAACTTAGTTAAAAGAAGTATTATAAAACTCCATGGATGGTTCTATGCAATGAGAAGCATGGGGGTTTTGTTGACTTCAATTTTTTactcctttctttttatctgAAAATGCAGCATTTAGCTCAAAAATCTTGAGACAAGTCAGCACATTGATTCAGTCAATCCAACATGATGACTTATTTTAATCATGCAGATACCATGGACTTCAGCTGTTTTTTGCTTTGTATGGTTCAGCAAGTTGAATGCAAATTGCTGAATGAGTAAACAAAACTTGCTGGTTcgttttaatatttgttttatgcATTACAAGATGGTTTCGGATATTACAAAGATGAATACAAGTATGGTGTTCATTGGGTTGGGAAGGAAACTATTGTTTATGTGTGAAGCACGACTAATGGCAGTTCTGATAGATCCAAGAAAGTCCGGACTCAGCATTGGGAGTCTCTTTCAAGGTGAATACTGATGGCTCAAGGACAGAGAAACAGATAAGAGACTATTAAAGAAGACAGAAATGAGGAGTTCTGGTTATGTGGACATCGCTCAAACTTGGTATCCTTTGGTATGAACTGTTGAGATCGACCATTTTATGTCAGAAGCCAGGCTCACAAGCAGgatgaaagaaaatttgaattccTGAGGTGTGAGATTATGATACTATTCGATAGTATTCAATTTTTCTGGTGCAGAAGAGCTCCATCTGCTGCCACTGTCCAAGGGTGAAAACAGAGTCAACTATTAACAGAAATGGGAGAGTTATCAGGGAGAAAAAAGGGTAAGTTGAGATGGAGCAAATTGTATTCCTTTTCATGCCTGCGACCCTCCATTTCTGATCCCTCGCCTGTTCAGAAGCTCTTTGGTCAGCCAGGATTTTCTCGTGTGGTTTTCTGCAATGAATCTCAACTACACAAGATCAAACCTTACAAATACCCCAACAACTATATATCAACGACCAAGTACAATTTTGTTACTTTTCTTCCCAAAGCTCTTTTTGAACAGTTCCGCAGAGTTGcaaatctttattttctcttgtcTGCCGCATTGTCGATGACTTCATGGGCCCCTTTCAATCCAGTAAGTTTGATTGCTCCCTTGGTGTTTGTGGTGGGGATTAGCATGCTCAAAGAGGCAGTGGAGGACTGGCATAGATTTTTGCAGGTAACTTTGGGCAAATGCATTTCTTTTTGTTCGTTTTAGTTCTCTATTTGTTAAGAGATTTTGTCTATGATTTTCACTATATGATAATAAACATATGATCAAatggaattatgaaatttaCGATAGTTTCTGCAATTTGTGTGAATCTAAAGACAAGTCTTATCCGGGGTTGTTTACGTTTCTTTTAGAGTTGAAGTTTTCACTATCACAATTGATTGTTTCTTGGTTTTCTAGCTCCTTTCATGTTTGCAAAATGTCATAATCCTTTAAATTTAATCATTACAACACACTAAAACTTCTTTGAGAGTTAGGGAAACTTCTTTGAGTAAGCACAATTCTAAACCATGTAATTGAATGACTGACTGCTTGCAGGATTTGAATGTAAACTCTCGAAATGTAAAGGCTCATACTGGAAATGGTacatttataaataaacaatgGCAGTCACTCTGTGTAGGAGATGTCATCAAAGTTCATAAGAATGAATATTTTCCAAGTGATCTCCTTCTGTTATCTTCTAGCTATGCAGATGGTGTTTGTTACGTAGAGACCATGAACCTTGATGGAGAGACCAATTTGAAAGCTAAAAGATGCCTAGAAGCCACACTTGGCTTGGATGAGGAACCAGAATTCAAAAATTTTACAGCTACAATTCGTTGTGAGGATCCAAATCCAAGCCTTTACACCTTTGTGGGGAATTTGGAGTTTGACAATAAATCATATCCCTTGTCCCCAGCTCAGGTGCTGTTAAGAGACTCAAAACTTCGAAACACTGATTACATTTATGGAGTTGTTATCTTTAGCGGGCCGGATACGAAAGTAGTAAGAAACTCCACTATATCACCATCTAAACGTAGCCAGATTGAGAGAAAGATGGATCATGTCATTTACCTTCTTTTCTCAATGCTTGTTTTGATTTCATTGGTCACTGCAATGGGATGTGCATTGGTTGTGAAATATGATATGGTTAATTGGTGGTACCTTCGTTTGCAAGAAGAAGATCCATTCTTCAGTCCATCAAAGCCCTTCGAATCGGGTTTCCGACAATTCATAAGGGCCCTCATTTTGTACGGCTACTTAATCCCCATTTCTCTCTATGTCTCCATTGAACTTGTCAAAGTTCTACAAGCTACGCTTATTAATAAGGATATAGAAATGTATGATGAAGTAACATGCAAGTCAGTTGAAGCCCGGACTTCAAATCTGAATGAGGAGCTTGGTCAGGTAGAAATGATTCTGTCAGATAAAACTGGGACTTTGACTTGCAACCAGATGGAATTTAGGAAGTGCTCTATCGCAGGGATTTCATATGGAGGTGATATTAATGAAGTTGATCTTGCTGCATCGAAAAGAATAAATGCTGACATGGAGAGATATCAATTTAGTTTCGCTATGTCTGATTCTATAACTGAAAGCTTTGAAATGTTGGAGTTCTCTGTTGCTGATATTAGCATACAGAAGGCAGCTCTAGGCGGCAAAGAGGACATTGAGAATCTACCGACAGGAAATTCGAGAATTTCTCATTCAGGGAAAGAATCTGTTATCAAAGGTTTCAACTTCAAGGATGAGCGGCTCACAGGAAAAAGTTGGATTTGGACATCCAACTCATATGACATGACCATGTTCTTCAGAGTCATGGCATTGTGTCACACAGGCATACCTATTGAAGAGGATCAAACTGGTAAGCTGAAGTATGAGGCGGAATCACCTGAAGAAGTGGCGTTTTTGATTGCTTCACAAGAGTTTGGATTCAAATTTTTGCGGAGAACCCAGTCTGTAATGGTCCTTAAGGAGCTTGACCCTTCCTCTGGTTTTGAGGTAGAGAGGTGAATTTTCTCCCCTACTTCCTCACTTTCTCTTCATCTACTCTTGGTTAGCTTCATTGCGTttacatatatcataaatttcaGGGAGTACAAACTTTTAAATCTGCTAGAGTTCAGCAGTTCACGAAAGAGGATGTCTGTAATAGTTAGCAATGAGGATGGTCAGATCTTTCTGCTCTGCAAAGGCGCTGACTGGTACTCTACCCTATTTCATTAGTTAAACCGTGTTTGTGTGCCTGATTGGAAGGTTCATTTTGTGATATAGTTTCTTACAGTGCATTTGTGTTTTCAGCATTATCTTGGATAGGCTTGACGATCATGGTAGGTCATATCAGCAAGCAACAAGTTCACACCTTTCCGATTATGCAGAAGATGGCTTGCGCACTCTGGTATTTGCTTATCGGAAACTTGAAGTGGCTGAGTATGAGAATTGGAACTCAATATTTACAAGAGCTAAGACCACTGTAGGTCCCGAAAGAGATGAGTTGCTAGAGAGTGCTTCTGAAATGATAGAAAAAGATTTGATTCTACTAGGGGCTGCGGCTGTTGAAGACAAGCTACAGAAAGGGGttagttctctctctctctctctctctctctgaatgTGCATGCACATTTTTCTGAGAGGGCCTAATCTCCGATTATACTTCATTTAATTTCTGTTAACCCAAGAGGGTATTGAGGGACACAGGACATGTTCTTCATCTCATTTAAAGAGTGGATCAATTGAGTAACCTTGGTATCCTTGCTGTTTGTGAACCCTTTTGTCTCTTGTTGTTGAATTGAACTGAGCAGTCTGACCTGTAACATCAGGTTATCCAACTTGATTCCTGGTTTGGAATTTACATAAATGACACTGCTTCACTCACTGAACCAGGTTCCTGAGTGCATAGATAAACTTGCTCAAGCAGGCCTGAAGTTCTGGTTGCTCACAGGTGACAAGAAGGAGACTGCAGTAAATATCGGGTGAGACTTTCTTGTAGTTTGCTTTTTGTGATGCTTCTAAATGTTGTGTGGTCTTAGAATATCACAACAGAAAGAAGCAGAGTGTATATTCATGTTCTTAATGGATAAAACGTTCCACTgtctttttccttcttgttcTAGCAGATTTGCTTGTAGTTTACTTGGACACAATATGAGACAATTTCATTTGAGTTTGAGCAAAGAAGTTGAAAACAGCAACCAAGTGCAGGTGACAATTTGCTTCAAACACCCACAATAAATCATTCTTCTCCAAAGAGCACAATGGCTGAGTTCAATCTATAGTATTGTTCACCATTGTCTCTTGTTCTTGAGAGTTTTAGCTTAAATATATGTTTATCTACTGAAGTTAGGAAGTTCAATAATATCTTTCATTGCTAGCTTTTCAGGCTATGAAAGACGACATTTTGCATCAAATTGAAAGCTTTTCCCTGGCGATGAGTGAAGAAAGAAGCAAGAATGCACCCTTTGCTCTGATTGTAGATGGGAAAGCTCTTGAAATAGCTTTGAGAAGTGATGTGAAGAACCATTTCTTCTGCTTGGCTGTTAATTGCATCTCTGTTATATGCTGCCGAGTGTCTCCAAAACAGAAAGCTTTGGTAGGAGAAGTTccacttccattttcttttattactaTTTGACTGAACTTGATGGGGTATTTAGATCTTCAACTGCAATTGAATCATCCATAGTGTTTAATTTACATTGCATAGGACTTAAAATGAGGTTGTTTCTTCTTCGGTTGCTTTTTGAATTAGCCAATTTGGTTTTCTTGACTATGAAATATTGGACTTGGAGAAAGGACCCCTATTTTTCTCTGGTAAATATGCTGATTTCTCTGTATTAAACTTATGTTCACTGCTATGCAAAATAATGTCTGTTTCTCTCAtgttgatttcatttttaagaacatgtatgaattcaaattaaaacCATTTGTTTTCTGTCCATGCCCATTCCAATACAAGTTTGTGACCTAAGTATGGCACTTTCAGATTACAAGGTCAGTGAAGGCATACACTGGCAAGATAACCTTAGCAATCGGAGATGGAGCGAATGATGTTGGCATGATTCAGGAAGCTGATATTGGAGTTGGAATCAGTGGCATGGAAGGAATGCAGGTAAAGCCATTAGTTCATCCACTTGATGATTTCTTCACAACCTTCATAGTTGCTTTATTTTGCCCCCTGGGTTTTAAGTTGCATATCCTAAGTAGCTGAAAAGGTTACCAAATTGGTTGTCAAATTGCTGTCCCTTGAATGAATCAGTACAAATTAATTCAGGTTTGGAGTTGGACAGCCGAAACCATTTGCAGTGGCTTCTAAGAGCACCATATTTTAGCTTCCTAGCTAGTTCATGGTTAATGGAATCTCCAAAATGCCAACCTAGCCTTGGAAAACTTCTTTTCTAATGCCTATAGGTATCTGGTTCTTGGAAATTTTGAGGTACAATgcgaaggaaagaaaataaaataaataaaaaataaaaaaagtagaaggaaataaaagtacaaaaaaataaaatatttttttagaagttaataaattctttttacaTGATATTTCATACTCaacttattttatcttttttacatagagattaaataatttagaaatgcttaagtttttaagtaattttaattatatttgattttctttcatatttattataataaaatcaaatataagaaaatcattttttttttttttggtcttttgttagtactttttgaaaaccaaacagtGCCATGAGTTCGATGTGATCAAGCATGAAAATTACCAACATTCATTTG is from Vitis riparia cultivar Riparia Gloire de Montpellier isolate 1030 chromosome 10, EGFV_Vit.rip_1.0, whole genome shotgun sequence and encodes:
- the LOC117923474 gene encoding probable phospholipid-transporting ATPase 4 gives rise to the protein MGELSGRKKGKLRWSKLYSFSCLRPSISDPSPVQKLFGQPGFSRVVFCNESQLHKIKPYKYPNNYISTTKYNFVTFLPKALFEQFRRVANLYFLLSAALSMTSWAPFNPVSLIAPLVFVVGISMLKEAVEDWHRFLQDLNVNSRNVKAHTGNGTFINKQWQSLCVGDVIKVHKNEYFPSDLLLLSSSYADGVCYVETMNLDGETNLKAKRCLEATLGLDEEPEFKNFTATIRCEDPNPSLYTFVGNLEFDNKSYPLSPAQVLLRDSKLRNTDYIYGVVIFSGPDTKVVRNSTISPSKRSQIERKMDHVIYLLFSMLVLISLVTAMGCALVVKYDMVNWWYLRLQEEDPFFSPSKPFESGFRQFIRALILYGYLIPISLYVSIELVKVLQATLINKDIEMYDEVTCKSVEARTSNLNEELGQVEMILSDKTGTLTCNQMEFRKCSIAGISYGGDINEVDLAASKRINADMERYQFSFAMSDSITESFEMLEFSVADISIQKAALGGKEDIENLPTGNSRISHSGKESVIKGFNFKDERLTGKSWIWTSNSYDMTMFFRVMALCHTGIPIEEDQTGKLKYEAESPEEVAFLIASQEFGFKFLRRTQSVMVLKELDPSSGFEVEREYKLLNLLEFSSSRKRMSVIVSNEDGQIFLLCKGADCIILDRLDDHGRSYQQATSSHLSDYAEDGLRTLVFAYRKLEVAEYENWNSIFTRAKTTVGPERDELLESASEMIEKDLILLGAAAVEDKLQKGVPECIDKLAQAGLKFWLLTGDKKETAVNIGFACSLLGHNMRQFHLSLSKEVENSNQVQAMKDDILHQIESFSLAMSEERSKNAPFALIVDGKALEIALRSDVKNHFFCLAVNCISVICCRVSPKQKALITRSVKAYTGKITLAIGDGANDVGMIQEADIGVGISGMEGMQAVMASDFSLPQFHFLERLLLVHGHWCYKRISKMILYFVYKNILLGLTLFYYELYTAFSGEVLYDDWYMVLFNVMLTSLPVISLGVLEQDVSSEVCLQFPALYQQGQRNIHFSWVRIIGWILNGVVTSLVILTMNIRILSPTAFREEGDVADMAHLGAITYTCVIWTVNCQIALIINHFTWIQHVFIWGSILSWYILLLIYGALPPSYSNLAFHLLVEAIGPAPMYWMVTLLVVVVSLLPYIIHLVIQRTFYPMDDHVIQEMKHFRKDIMDNAMWLREQNSSKTSTHVGFSARVEAKITRLEQQLHHKKA